In Gimesia panareensis, the genomic window AGGTAAGTACTTCGATGATAAAGCAGTGACAGACCTGAAGCAATCAGAGAACGCGTTCATTTTGTATGAGTTTGCGTCGTCGCGTCCGGAACGAGTGTACTCCGCCCCCGGGCCCAGCCCTGCAGACGTCTGAGACGCTTGGCGCCCCGCAGGAAATATTCCTGCTCCAGGGACTCCAGTTGTTCCCGTCGCAGTTGATCCCGGGTGGCTTTCCAGTCCGGGGGCGAGACAATCAGTTGCAGGTCGCACATCTTCTCGTAAATCGCGTCCGCGATCAGCTGGTGTCCTTCGATGCTGGGGTGCACATGATCGACGAGCAGTTCGCTGCCCGGAATGCCGTCCGGCGTTTTCTGTTCGATTAATTGCCGGGCATCGATCAAGGGCACGTCATACTGCTTTGCCAGGCGAAACAGTGAATCGTGCATCGGTTCCCGCATCCGCAGCGGACAGACATCTGCCTCTTTGGCTTTGATGAACCAGGATTTCGCTGCTGAGAATTGTTTCAGATACTCGCAGGTCTTACCGACGCCATACAGCAGGCTGGCATGACTGTCATCGATGTCGGTCGCCTGACGCCAGAAGTCCATTTTGCGTTCTGCCTGGTCCCAACTGCATTCGTCGGCTGACTTCCAGAGTGCGTTGATCCTGGCGATCTCTTCCTGGGTGAGCCGGGGATCGAATTCGCTTTTGAAGGGGATACAGTTTTTAAGGTTGCTCACCGGGTTGACCAGCAGCAGCGGGACACCGGCCTGGTGCGCCAGTAGAATCATCTGGCGGATGTTGAACTCATAGTGGGCCATGATTGCCCGATGATGTTCCGGATCGCGGTGATACTTTTCCAGTCCTTTCTGAAAGTCGAGCAGCGCGTTGACATCCGTTGCCAGTACATTCTCGGATTCACTGGAAGCGGGCGTTGTGTTCTGCTCGGTCGGCAGCAGACTCTGAATGACAGAAGCCAGCCGCAGGTTCAAAAGAGAACGCTGCGTCTGTAGCAACAGTTCCGGCCGGTGTTTCAGACTGGCATAAGAGCGGTCTTCCAGAAATTCATTGTGCCCGCTGTAGACGATGAACAGATCGGGTTCGTAATGCAGCGCTTCACGCAGGATCGGCACCAGGCGATAACTGGCATACGAGACACCGCCACAGTTTACCACTTCAAACTTGTGCGCGGGATCTGCGGCCTGCAGATTGAGCTGCAGCCAGTTGGTGAACGAGGTCTCGACTGCATACGGTCGTCCCTGCACAGTCGACCCGCCCAGGACAAACACGCGATACGTATTGGTTCCCTTCTGCACCGGAAAGTGTTGCGGACGAAAGAAATCAGAGCGGTCGGCAGAGGTCAGGTACTCGGTCCCCGCCTCGTTTTTGACGAACAGGGTTGAGTCTTCGCTGAAGGAGACGAAAGGGTCCCGGCTATAGGGGAGCGGCTGCACGCCCCACAAACGCAGGCCCCCTTCCAGCAGGCCGACCAGCGCGAGTCCCAGCAGGACCGCCAGCAGGCGAAACAGGACGGGATGCCGCTGCTTTCGCTGCTGCGGTTGCGGTTCTGGTTGTGAATCGCTCGTCTGATTCATCGGGGAGTACTCGAGCGGCTGATCATGCAGGGACGAAGAAACGACAGAGAGTCTTTTTATCGTACCGCACGCCTGACCGTGGGTCCAGAACGAATGTCGGCAGG contains:
- a CDS encoding SGNH/GDSL hydrolase family protein encodes the protein MNQTSDSQPEPQPQQRKQRHPVLFRLLAVLLGLALVGLLEGGLRLWGVQPLPYSRDPFVSFSEDSTLFVKNEAGTEYLTSADRSDFFRPQHFPVQKGTNTYRVFVLGGSTVQGRPYAVETSFTNWLQLNLQAADPAHKFEVVNCGGVSYASYRLVPILREALHYEPDLFIVYSGHNEFLEDRSYASLKHRPELLLQTQRSLLNLRLASVIQSLLPTEQNTTPASSESENVLATDVNALLDFQKGLEKYHRDPEHHRAIMAHYEFNIRQMILLAHQAGVPLLLVNPVSNLKNCIPFKSEFDPRLTQEEIARINALWKSADECSWDQAERKMDFWRQATDIDDSHASLLYGVGKTCEYLKQFSAAKSWFIKAKEADVCPLRMREPMHDSLFRLAKQYDVPLIDARQLIEQKTPDGIPGSELLVDHVHPSIEGHQLIADAIYEKMCDLQLIVSPPDWKATRDQLRREQLESLEQEYFLRGAKRLRRLQGWARGRSTLVPDATTQTHTK